A stretch of the Notolabrus celidotus isolate fNotCel1 chromosome 3, fNotCel1.pri, whole genome shotgun sequence genome encodes the following:
- the mis12 gene encoding protein MIS12 homolog isoform X1 yields MARETQEEIEMDTQGGEVPKESDSVHPSTLKLYETQFFGFTPQTCMLRVYSAFQDCLYDILPVVEMVCVRQLSRGGPDGSDEQLRTRARECSRKLQQFLDERFKQLSTRMEALLLDRCLTVPSNVLLPEDQSHKTYHQHIQEVLRLESSHADLQSAYEAEVCARQALLAELEEQKEVQKQLDGVLTWVKELQAAWVKEGNGSFQESFRLVMESVKRLQEAVKEVCHKAPH; encoded by the exons ATGGCGCGGGAAACCCAGGAAGAAATAGAGATGGATACTCAAGGAGGAGAAGTGCCCAAAGAGTCAGACAGCGTACATCCATCGACTTTAAAACTGTACGAGACACAGTTTTTCGGCTTTACTCCGCAGACCTGTATGCTCCGGGTCTACAGCGCCTTCCAGGACTGCCTGTACGATATTCTGCCCGTCGTAGAAATGGTGTGTGTCAGGCAGCTCAGCAGAGGCGGGCCGGACGGTTCCGATGAGCAGCTCCGGACCCGGGCCAGGGAGTGTAGCCGAAAACTGCAGCAGTTCCTCGATGAGCGATTCAAGCAGCTGTCTACACGGATGGAGGCTTTGCTGCTCGACAGATGTCTCACCGTGCCATCAAACGTACTTCTGCCCGAGGACCAGTCCCACAAGACCTACCATCAACACATACAG GAAGTGCTGAGGCTGGAGTCGTCACATGCTGACCTCCAGAGCGCCTATGAAGCAGAGGTCTGTGCCAGACAGGCCCTGCTGGCTGAgctggaggagcagaaggaggtgCAGAAGCAGCTGGATGGGGTCCTTACGTGGGTCAAAGAGCTCCAGGCAGCCTGGGTGAAGGAAGGTAACGGCAGCTTCCAGGAAAGTTTTCGGCTGGTGATGGAGTCCGTAAAGAGACTACAAGAGGCTGTCAAGGAGGTCTGTCACAAGGCACCACATTAA
- the ppm1g gene encoding protein phosphatase 1G → MGAYLSQPNTTKTSSDGGNSKMSFGYSAMQGWRVSMEDAHNCIPEFDEETAMFSVYDGHGGEEVALYCSKYLPEIIKEQKTYKDGKLQKALEDAFLAIDKRITTEDVIKELVQIAGRPTEEPPVEKVAEEDDLENEEAALLHEEATMTIEELLVRYGQNLNAVKHASAISAAAKKAASAQAESSGEKEEGGKAQKKEGLNGEVEEGSNGKGKGGEGSACGSKLRACRRAGTSEGSTAAAACGGSGSSNGAEKAGKAEGDAGPSCSSLSSKAAGDSKSRFFDDSEESEEGEEEEGSDEEDGSEEEEGDSSELEEEEDTEEGEEDSEDEEEEEEMCLPGMDGKEEPGSDSGTTAVVALIRGKQLIVANAGDSRCVVSERGKAVDMSYDHKPEDEVELARIKNAGGKVTMDGRVNGGLNLSRAIGDHFYKRNKALLPEEQMISAMPDVKVLTLNEDHDFMVIACDGIWNVLSSQEVVDFISERIKPDQSGKVRALSSIVDELLDHCLAPDTSGDGTGCDNMTCIIITLRPHPSPAQSDDTKKRKQPEKTEGTEPEENGNDSKKAKSD, encoded by the exons ATGGGGGCTTATCTGTCGCAACCTAACACAACCAAGACCTCGTCCGATGGCGGCAACAGCAAAATGAGTTTCGGGTACTCTGCCATGCAGGGCTGGCGGGTCTCCATGGAG GATGCTCACAACTGTATTCCAGAGTTTGATGAGGAGACAGCCATGTTTTCTGTATACGATGGACATGGAG GAGAAGAGGTGGCTCTGTACTGTTCAAAGTACCTTCCTGAGATCATTAAGGAGCAGAAGACCTACAAAGATGGCAAACTGCAAAAG GCTCTTGAAGACGCCTTCTTGGCCATTGACAAAAGAATAACCACAGAGGATGTCATCAAAGAGCTGGTCCAGATTGCTGGAAGGCCAACTGAGGAGCCGCCTGTTGAAAAGGTGGCAGAGGAGGACGACT tggagAATGAGGAGGCTGCCCTGCTCCATGAGGAGGCCACCATGACCATAGAGGAGCTGCTGGTCCGCTACGGCCAGAATCTCAATGCTGTCAAGCATGCGAGTGCCATCAG TGCGGCTGCTAAGAAAGCAGCCAGCGCACAAGCTGAAAGCTccggagagaaagaagaaggtgGGAAAGCTCAGAAGAAAGAGGGGTTGaatggagaggtggaggaggggagcaATGGGAAAGGGAAGGGAGGTGAAGGATCAGCATGTGGGTCCAAGCTGAGAGCCTGTCGGAGAGCAGGGACAAGTGAAGGCAGCACTGCAG CAGCCGCCTGTGGAGGCTCCGGAAGCTCAAACGGAGCAGAAAAGGCCGGTAAAGCAGAGGGAGATGCTGGCCCCTCgtgctcctctctgtcctcaaagGCCGCAGGAGACTCCAAGTCCAGGTTCTTTGATGACAGCGAGGAGtctgaggagggagaagaggaggagggcagTGATGAAGAAGACGgcagtgaagaggaggagggtgacaGCAGCGAgctggaagaggaagaggatacagaggagggagaggaagactctgaagatgaagaagaagaagaggagatgtgTCTACCTGGAATGGATGGCAAAGAGGAG CCTGGCTCAGACAGTGGAACCACGGCTGTCGTTGCGCTCATCAGAGGAAAACAGCTGATCGTGGCCAACGCTGGAGACTCCCGCTGTGTGGTGTCTGAGCGAG GCAAAGCTGTGGACATGTCATACGACCACAAACCAGAGGACGAGGTGGAATTGGCTCGCATCAAAAACGCTGGAGGGAAGGTGACCATGGATGGACGGGTCAACGGTGGACTGAACCTGTCCAGAGCTATCG GTGACCACTTCTATAAGAGGAACAAAGCTCTGCTGCCAGAGGAGCAGATGATCTCTGCCATGCCAGACGTCAAAGTGTTGACACTTAACGAGGACCACGACTTCATGGTTATCGCCTGCGACGGTATCTG GAACGTGTTGAGCAGTCAGGAAGTGGTGGACTTCATCAGCGAGAGGATCAAACCAGACCAGAGTGGCAAAGTCAGAGCCCTCTCATCCATAGTGgatgag ctgctggacCACTGTTTGGCCCCCGACACATCTGGAGACGGGACAGGATGTGACAACATGACCTGCATCATCATTACCCTCCGGCCACATCCCTCACCTGCTCAGTCCGACGACACAAAGAAGAGGAAGCAGCCCGAGAAGACAGAAGGGACTGAGCCGGAGGAGAATGGAAACGacagcaaaaaggctaaaagtGACTAA
- the mis12 gene encoding protein MIS12 homolog isoform X2 has protein sequence MARETQEEIEMDTQGGEVPKESDSVHPSTLKLYETQFFGFTPQTCMLRVYSAFQDCLYDILPVVEMVCVRQLSRGGPDGSDEQLRTRARECSRKLQQFLDERFKQLSTRMEALLLDRCLTVPSNVLLPEDQSHKTYHQHIQEVLRLESSHADLQSAYEAEVCARQALLAELEEQKEVQKQLDGVLTWVKELQAAWVKEGNGSFQESFRLVMESVKRLQEAVKELQAQDH, from the exons ATGGCGCGGGAAACCCAGGAAGAAATAGAGATGGATACTCAAGGAGGAGAAGTGCCCAAAGAGTCAGACAGCGTACATCCATCGACTTTAAAACTGTACGAGACACAGTTTTTCGGCTTTACTCCGCAGACCTGTATGCTCCGGGTCTACAGCGCCTTCCAGGACTGCCTGTACGATATTCTGCCCGTCGTAGAAATGGTGTGTGTCAGGCAGCTCAGCAGAGGCGGGCCGGACGGTTCCGATGAGCAGCTCCGGACCCGGGCCAGGGAGTGTAGCCGAAAACTGCAGCAGTTCCTCGATGAGCGATTCAAGCAGCTGTCTACACGGATGGAGGCTTTGCTGCTCGACAGATGTCTCACCGTGCCATCAAACGTACTTCTGCCCGAGGACCAGTCCCACAAGACCTACCATCAACACATACAG GAAGTGCTGAGGCTGGAGTCGTCACATGCTGACCTCCAGAGCGCCTATGAAGCAGAGGTCTGTGCCAGACAGGCCCTGCTGGCTGAgctggaggagcagaaggaggtgCAGAAGCAGCTGGATGGGGTCCTTACGTGGGTCAAAGAGCTCCAGGCAGCCTGGGTGAAGGAAGGTAACGGCAGCTTCCAGGAAAGTTTTCGGCTGGTGATGGAGTCCGTAAAGAGACTACAAGAGGCTGTCAAGGAG CTTCAAGCACAGGACCACTAG